The Stigmatella aurantiaca DW4/3-1 genome contains the following window.
GTGGTGGCCGAAGAGCACCCACTTGTCGGTGGGCACATAGTCCAGCCCGTCGTTGTGCTGCTGCGCGGGCGTGGCCCGGGTGGGATCCAGCTGCAGCGCCTTCTGGGCGATGAACCGGCTGTAGAAGCGGTAGCCAATCATCAAGACAGAGACCGCGGCCACCACCAGCCAGGTCGCATTGATGGTCTCACCCCGGTGCAGCGCCACCGTTCCTAGGCAGAACGCGCCCACGACGGCCAGCAGTGCCCAACCCAACTTGCTTGCCAAACCCCGCATGTCCCCTCCGCGCGAAACTTCGCGGGAAGGTTCCTCCCGGGTCCCAGGCGGGTCAATGAATGAGGGAGATTCTGGTAGCCCCTCAAGGGATGACGCGGCGCGGCATGGCCAGACAGGGAGGCCCCTTCTCGGACCCCCGGTCTCATCCGCATTGCGCGCGGCACGCGTGGAGCGTAGGTCGCGTCTCCCATGTCCGCGACCGCCCAATTGCTCGAAGCCGTTCGTAAGGAGGCCCGCCCGGGAATCTGGGCCAATGGTGTGAAGCTCGCCCGGGCTGGCGCCGTCGCGCTCCAGTCTCAGACGGAGAAGGAGCTGGAGCTGCGTGTCCGCGCGCCGGGCCGCTCGGTGGCCCTCACGGTCACCCTGTATCCAGGCGATGAGGTCTGGGAGTGCGACTGCCCCAGCCAGGTGGATCCCTGTGAGCACGTGGTGGCGGCGGCCATCTCGGTTCAACAGGCGGAGAAGCAGGAGACGCCGCTGGTGGCCACCGCGAACCGGTGGTCGCGCGTGGTGTACCACTTCACGCGTGTCGACGGAGGGCTTCAGCTCCAGCGGACACTCGCGCACGCCGATGGGAAGGAGGAGCCCTTCGAGGGCAGTTTGACGTCCCTCATGGCCCAGCCGGCCCGGGCCGCGGAGATGCAGATCGAACAGTCGGATCTGGTCGTGGACCGGCTCCTGGAGCGCCGCACCCGTGGGGCCATTCCCCCCGAGCGGCTGGACGCGCTGCTCAAGGCGCTGGAGCCCGCGCGCAACGTGTTGCTGGATGGGCGCCCCGTCGCCGTCTCGGACGAGCTGGTTGTGCCGAAGGCGGTGGTGGAGGACCGGGGCTCGCAGTGGGCCGTGACGGTGATGCGCGATCCGCGCATCGTGGAAGTGGTGAGCCCGGGGGTCGCGTTGTGTGGGGACGCGCTGGCCCGGCTGGGCGAGACGCCGATGACAGGGCCGTGGCTCCAGAACCTCCCCATCGTGCGCACCTACGCGCCCGAGCAATTGGGAGAGCTCTCCGCGAAGGTGCTGCCAGAGTTGGTTCGCCGCATGCCGGTCGAGGTTCGCAGTCGGCGCCTGCCGTCCATCGATCGGGATCTGAAGCCGCGCATTCAGGTAGAGCTCCATCAGCTGGACTCCGGGCTCTCGGTGCTGCCGACCCTCGTCTATGGGGCGCCTCCCTCGGTGCGGATCGACAACGGCAAGATGGTCTACCTGCGCGGGGCGGTGCCCCTTCGTGACGAGGCGGCCGAGCAGCGCTTGGTGCATCAGCTCCGGGACGAGCTGAACCTGGTTCCCGGCCGGCGGCTGACCGTGCAGGGCCAGGAGATGGTGCGCTGGGCGGACAAGCTGCGGCGCTGGCGCGGAGACCTCACCGGAGACGGCGCGGGCATCGTGAGCCCCGATGTCCGCCTCCGTCCCTCGCTCCAGTTGGACTCGGCCGTCTCGGGTTCAGGGGTGCCCGAGGTGCGCTTCACGCTCGAGTTCCAAGTGGAGGGAGGAAAGGGAGGACCGCAGACCGTGGACGCGGCGGCGGTGATCCGCGCGTGGACCGAAGGGCTGGGGCTCGTGCCTCTGGACGGGGGTGGGTGGGCGCCTCTGCCGCGGGCGTGGCTGGACAAGAACGGACAGCGCGTGGCGGACCTCCTGGCCGCGAGGCAAGAGGATGGCAAGGTCGCCAACCATGCCCTGCCGGAGCTGTCCGCGCTGTGTGAGACGCTCGAGCAGCCCCCGCCCCTGGGCCTCGACCGTCTGGCACCCATGATCGAAGGCTTCGAGAAGCTCCCGCCACCGGAGCTTCCCGGGGATCTCACCGCGACGCTGCGCGCCTATCAGTTGCAGGGGGTGAGCTGGCTGCGCTTCCTCCGGGGGGCGGGGCTCGGTGGAATCCTCGCGGACGACATGGGCCTGGGAAAAACGCTCCAAACGCTGTGTGTCCTGGGACCCAAAACCCTCGTGGTCTGCCCCACCAGCGTGCTTCCCAACTGGGCCGCGGAGCTCAAGCGCTTCCGGCCCTCGCTCCGGGTGGGCGTGTACCACGGGCCTGGCCGGGCGCTGGACGATGCCACGGATGTGACGCTCACGACGTACTCCCTCCTGCGGCTGGATGCGGCCGTGCTCGCGGGACGCGCGTGGGATGCCGTCATCCTGGATGAGGCCCAGGCCATCAAGAACCCCGAGAGCCAGGTGGCGCGCGCGGCGTTCGGGCTCAAGGCAGGCTTCCGCCTGGCGATCAGCGGCACGCCGCTGGAGAACCGGCTGGAGGAGCTCTGGAGCCTGATGCACTTCGTGAACCCAGGCTTGCTGGGAGGGCGTCGGCACTTCGAGGATCGCGTGGCACGGCCGATCACCGACGGCCAGGCCGAGGCGGCCGAGCGGCTGCGCAGGCGCATCCGGCCCTTCGTGCTCCGGAGGCTCAAGCGGGATGTGGCGCCCGAGTTGCCGCCGCGCACCGAGTCCGTGATGCATGTGTCCTTGGACGACCGGGAGCGGGCCGTCTACGACGCGGTCATGGCGGCGACGCGCGCGGAGGTGGTGGCCCTGCTGAACGAAGGGGGCAGTGTGCTGAAGGCGCTGGAGGCGCTGTTGCGCCTGCGCCAGGCGGCCTGTCACTCGGCGCTCGTGCCAGGACAGCACGCCACGTCGTCCTCGAAGGTGCAGACGCTGGTGGAGGCGCTCGGCACCGCCGTCTCGGAAGGGCACAAGGCGTTGGTGTTCTCCCAGTGGACCTCGCTGCTGGATCTGATCGAGCCAGGGCTCAAGGGGGCGGGAATCGCTTTCGAGCGCTTGGACGGGACGACGGCCGATCGCGGCGCGGTGACCACACGCTTCCAGTCCCCGGAGGGGGCACCCGTGATGTTGATGTCGCTCAAGGCGGGCGGCACGGGGCTGAACCTCACCGCGGCGGACCATGTGTTCCTGATGGACCCCTGGTGGAATCCGGCGGTGGAGGCGCAGGCCGCGGACCGGGCGCACCGCATCGGCCAAGAGCGCCCCGTGATGGTGTATCGGTTGGTGTCTCAAGGGACCGTGGAGGAGCGCATCCTCGGGCTTCAGGAGAAGAAGCGCGCCATCTTCGAGGCGGCCCTGAGCGAGGCGGGTGCGGCGACGGCCATCACCCGGGCCGATCTGCTCGAGCTCTTCGCGTGAGCGGGGGCGAGAGGGCCGCGAGAATCAGCCGGTGAATCGCGGAACGCTGGCTGTCCGGAGCCTTCTCGCGGCATAAAGCGGAGGGGCCCCTGGCCGGAACGGGCTCATGGGTCAAGGAGTAGGTTCATGATTCGAAACAGTTGGATTTGGGCTGCCGTGCTGTTCACGGCATCGATCGCGAGTGCTGAGGATGACGGTGGCCGCCATGTCCACGATGGCTTCTACCTGCGCTTGCAGTTGGGCGGCGGTTACACCCATGCCGATGCCTCATCGATGGACCTGACGCTCAAGGGGGGCGCGGCGGGGCTCAATGCGGAGATTGGTGGCGCGCTGACGCGCAACCTCATTCTCTACGGGAAGCTGTTTGGCACCTCCGTCCCGGGCCCGGATTTCGAGGTTGGCAAGCTCACCGTCCGGGGAGAGGCGGACAGCGTGAGCCTCAACTTCGCCGCGGTCGGACTGGGGCTCACCTACTACATCATGCCCAGCAACTTCTATGTCTCGGGCGCACTCTCGTTCACCCAACTCAGCATCAGTGACGATGAGGGAACCCTGGCCGAGACCGACCTGGGGGGAGGCCTGCACCTGGGGCTCGGCAAGGAATGGTGGGTGAGCGACAACTGGGGTCTCGGGTTGGGCGCCGAGTTGGCACTGGGGCGCATCCGAAGCAAAGAGACCGACGCGGAGCTCAAGGACGACTGGAACGCCGCCAATTTCATGATCTTCTTCACGGCCACGTACAACTGAGGCCTCCGGGCCGTGTCGCATTGCACGGAGAGTGCGTGCCTGGTAAGTTAAGCACGTAGTTATCGACTTACTGGGCTTCCGCATGAAACATGATTTGAAACAGTTTCCGTTGAGAGTCTCCCTGGGTGTCTTGGTGTTGACGGCCTGTGGCGTTCCCGAGGACGGGAGCATGGGGCCCGAGGAGGGGGTGGGCACTCAACAGTCCGCCCTGTGCGCTGCCTTGAGCGTCACCACCCTGACCACCGTGGGCATCTCCTCTTATGGGGGAGAGATCGCGGGGAATGGGGCCTGGGCGGTGTCGCCTCTGGCCAACGCCGCGAGGCTGGAGTACCGGGTGGATGGCGTCCTGCGTACCGTCGATGAGCGCCCGGGGAACTCTGGCTTCTGGTTCATGAGCAGCGCGGGGACCACCTGTGGAACCCACACGGTCGAGGTGAAGGCCTACCCGATGGTCATCGACAGCAACGGGAACCGCACCACGTGTCTGGAAGCCCCTCGGACGCTTACCCAGTCCGTCGTCCAGGAGTGCCCCACGGCCTCACTGTCGTGCCCGTACGCCTCTCCTCAGATCAATTGCACGGCCAGCGGCAGTGGCGGCACGGGGGGATACACCTACTTCTGGAAGGAGAGCATCTCGTACCCGGATGGCACCGAGTACACGAGCTCCTGGTATCCAGGAGGGCCAGTCAATGGTTTTTACTGCCCTCCTGTCGTCGACCGGAGTGAGACCACCCGGAACACGCTCTCCCTGAAGGTGCGTGACAGTGCTGGACTGGAGTCGCCCTCCCGGATGTTCGTCCGGATGTGCGGATACTAGTCTCCCGTCAGACCATCCGGGGTATGCCAGGGCCATGGCGATGAGCGCTCCCTTGGCCCTGGACGATTGGGGCGGCACCGGTCCGGTGCTGCACCTCGCGCATGCCAACGGTTTTCCGCCAGGCACCTACCGGAAGCTCATCGAGCTCCTGAAGCCCCGGTACCACGTCGTCACCGTGCGGAACCGCTGGCTGGTCCCCGGGACGGACCCGCTGGAGGTCCAGACCTGGGACGATGTGGCGGGGGATCTGATTCAGGCCCTGGAGGCCCAGGGGCTGGAGGGCGTGGTGGGCGTGGGACACAGCCTGGGCGGCGTGGCCACCTTGCTGGCCGCCGCCCGGCAGCCCCGGCTCTTCCGGGCCGTGGTGGCGTTGGATCCGGTGCTGCTCACGGGACGGCTTCTCCTGGCGGTCCGGGGTTTGTCGCTGCTGGGGATCCGGGGTTGGATTCCGCCCGCGAGCCAGGCCCGACGTCGGCGCGAGCGCTGGAGTTCCCGCGAGGAGGCTGCGGAGAAGCTGCGCGGCAAGCCGCTCTTCCAGCGGTTCGATCCCGAATGCTTCCAGGATTACATCGCCTCCGGCCTCACCAGCACGCCAGAGGGGGATTTCCGCCTGACCATCCCCAGGGCCTGGGAGGCCCGCATGTTCGAGACGTCCCCGCGTGACGCTTGGCGGAGCCTTCGGTCCTTGAGCGTGCCAACGCTCATGGTGCGGGGGGGGGACTCGGATGTGTTCTTCCCCGAGGCCCTGGAGCGTGTCCGCCGCACCGTGCCGGGGGTGCGGACCGAGGAGCTGCCCAACACGGCGCATCTCTTTCCGCTGGAGCAGCCAGAAGAGTGCGGCAGGCGCATCCTCTCATTCCTTGAGAGCACTCACACCCGGTGACGGAACGGCCCTGGTTAGTCTGTTTTACGGGTGTTGATACATGTGATTGACACTGCAAACATCCACGTTTAACATCTTCTTCACCGCGTGAAACATCAGGGGGCGATGCGGCCGTCCAGAGGCGTGCGCTGAGCCGCCGCGAAGATTGAAGATTGATGGAGCGCGGGCAGAGGGATGGCCCTGGAACGGTGAGGACAGGAAGACAGCGGTCCGCCGGGCCGCTGTATGCATTTCATCTCATCCAGGGAGCATCACGAATGAATCGCTTCATTGGCTCGCTTTGGCTTCAAGCGCTCACGGCCACGTCTGCGCTGGGGGTCGCTGCGGTAGGCCGTCCCGCGGAGGCCGCGGGACGCGTTGAGCTCAATGCCCTGCAGGCGGAAGGGCAATACAACCGCTTCATCGTCAAGTACCGGGAAGACAGCGCGGAGTTCGCTCAGCCGGAGAGTGTGCAACGCCACCTCGACGCCACCACGCAACGCGCGGTGGCGCTCAAGGGCGCTGCCCCCTTGGTGCTGGGCCATGTTCGCAGGCTCGCGGTCGGGGCCGATGTCGTGTCCGTGGACCGCAAGTTGGACCGGACGGGCGCAGAGACGCTGATGCGCGAAATCGCCGCCGATCCGAACGTGGAATACGTCGAGGTGGATCGCCTCAACAAGCCGTTCGCCACGCCCAATGACACGCGCTATGGCGAGCAGTGGCACTACTTCGATGCCGTCGGCGGCCTCAACCTGCCCCCTGCCTGGGATCTGGCCACCGGCAGCGGCGTCGTGGTCGCGGTGCTCGACACGGGCATCACCAATCACAGTGATCTCAACGCCAACGTCGTCCCGGGCTATGACTTCATCGTCGATACGGCGGTGGCGGGAGACGGCAACGGCCGCGATGCGGACCCGAGCGACCCTGGCGACTTCGAGGGCGGATACTCCTCGAGTTGGCACGGCACGCACGTGGCCGGCACCATCGCCGCGGTGACCAACAACTCCAAGGGCGTGGCCGGTGTGGCCTACGGCGCGAAGATCTCTCCGGTCCGCGTACTCGGACGGGGCGGTGGTTATGACTCGGATATCTCCGACGCCATCATCTGGGCCTCCGGCGGCAGCGTCTCCGGCGTGCCCGCAAACGCCAATCCGGCGAAGGTCATCAACCTGAGCCTGGGAGGCAGTGGCTCCTGCGGCAGCACGTCCCAGAGCGCGATCAACGCCGCGGTGGGACGGGGAACCGTGCTGGTGATCGCCGCGGGCAACTCGAACGCCAACGTGTCGGGCTTCAGCCCCGCGAACTGCAACAACGTCATCGCGGTCGCCGCCAACGGCAAGACGGGTGCCCGTGCCTCGTACTCCAACTATGGCTCGCTGATCGACGTCACCGCGCCGGGCGGCGACGGCTCCTACGGCATCCTGTCCACGCTCAACACGGGGAGCACGACGCCGGGCTCGGAGACCTACGACGGCACCTACCAGGGCACGTCCATGGCCGCGCCGCATGTGGCGGGCGTGGTGGCCCTGATCCAGTCGGTGGCGTCCAAGACGCCCGCCGAGATCGAAACCATCCTCAAGAGCACCGCGCGGGCGCTTCCGGGCTCGTGCACGGGCGGCTGCGGCGCCGGCATCGTCGATGCCTATGCAGCCGTGCAAGCGGCCAAGGGGGGAGGCAACCCCAACCCGCCGGGTGACAACGTCCTGACGAACAATGTCCCGGTCACCGGCCTCTCGGGCAGCGCCAACACCGAGCTGCGCTACACCTTGGCGGTGCCGGCGGGTTCCAGCAACCTGACGATCGCGACCTCCGAGGGCACGGGTGACGCGGACATTTATGTGAAGTTCGGCTCGGCGCCGACCACCACCTCCTACGACTGCCGTCCGTACAAGAGCGGCAACGTCGAGAGTTGCGCGTTCGCCACCCCCCAGACGGGCACCTACCATGTGATGGTGCGTGGCTACTCCACCTTCTCGGGCGTCAAGCTGCTGGGCAGCTACACGGCGGGCAGCGGGGGCGGAGGCCAGTCGTTCTTCGAGAACACCACCGACTTCTCCATCCTGGACAAGGCCACGATCGAGAGCCCGATCACCGTGAGCGGTCGCACGGGCAATGCTCCGTCGACGCTGAAGGTCAGCGTGTCGATCTACCACACCTATCAGGGGGACCTGAAGGTGGACCTGATCGCGCCCGATGGCTCCGTCTACGTGTTGCACAACTACACGGGCAGCGGCACGGACAACATCATCACCACCTACACCGTGAACGCCTCCAGCGAGGTGGCCAACGGGACCTGGAAGCTTCGCGTCAACGACAAGGCGGCGGGTGACACGGGCTACCTCGACAAGTGGAGCCTGCAGTTCTAAGGCGCAGGGACACGCCGCCACGCAGGGGCCTCCAGCCGGAATGCTCCGGTTGGAGGCTCAGGCCCTCAGCGGCAACCGCACGGTGAAGGTGGTTCCCACCTCGGGGGTCGAGAGGAGGTTGATCGCTCCACCGTGTGCGCGGACGATCTGGGAGACGATGTAGAGCCCCAGCCCGATGCTCCGCCCGGCCCGGTCTCCCCCATGCCCTCCTTGCTGCATGGGCATGAAGAGTCGGGCCTGGAGTTCCTGGGAGATGGGCTCCCCTTCGTTGTGCACGTCGATCTGGGCCTCGGTCTGGGTTCCCGTGAGCCGGACGGTGACGGAGGTCGACGAGGGGCTGTATTTCACCGCGTTGGTGATCAGGTTCGTGAGGAGCTGGAAGAGGCGGTCGTCGTCCCATTCTCCCGTCTGCACGCCCACGGCCTCGAACAGGACTTTGCGCTCTGGGTGCGCGAGCTTGACCTCCTCGACGGCCAGCCAGGCGATGTGCTGGAGTTCGGCCGGCCGGCGTTCGATGCGCAGCCCCCCTCCCAACCTTGCCTGTGTGAAGTCGAGCAGGTCCCGGATCATCCGCATGGCCCGCTCCGCGCTGGCCTGGATGCGGGTGACCACCTTGGCCGCCCGCTCCTCCAAGGTTCCCATCCGGAACAGGAAGCTCGTGGACATCAGGATGGCGGAGATGGGATTGCGCAGGTCGTGGCTGACGATGCCGATGAGCTGTTGCTCCAGCTCGCCGCGCTCTCGTGCCAGCCGCTCCCGCTCGGAGCGCTCTCGCGCCAGCCGCACCGCGTTCTCGATCCGCGCCAGCAGCTCGCGCGCGCTGAAAGGCTTCACGAGGTAATCGTTCGCTCCGGCCTGGAGTCCCTCGATGCGGGCCTCTTCTCCCGCGCGTGCGGACAGCAGGATGAGTGGCACCCCCTGGGTCTTCGGGTTCTCACGCACTTTCTGGAGGAGCCCGAACCCGTCGAGCCGGGGCATCATCACATCGCTGAGCACCAGGTCTGGCGGGGAGTCGAGGATGGCCTGATAGGCCGCCTCACCGTCTTGCACGGTTTCCACGACACAGGTTGGGTCGAGCAGCGACCGGATGTAGCCCCGCATGTCCGAGTTGTCGTCCGCCACGAGAACCCGTGGGCGAGAGCCCTGGGCCATGAGTGGGGAGGGAAGCGGTGCCGCTCCTGGGGTGGGAGGGCCTTCGTTGGCGGCGGGCTCCGGCAGCCAGCGGAGGGCCTCCTCGACGAAGGACACGCTCAACGTGCCCGGCTCCGACGGCCCCTCTTCCGAGGCGACGCGCTCTTGTGGCAGGTGGGCCCGGCCAAGGGGAAGCTCGACGTGGAAGGCACTTCCTCTGTTTTCGACGCTCTGCACGCCGAGGATGCCCCCGTGCATCTTCACCAGCTCCATGATGAGGGCCAGCCCGATGCCCGTTCCCTCGAACGTCCGTCCCTGGGTGGTCTCCACGCGGTGGAACCGTTCGAACAGGCGGGGCAGCTCCGCTTCGGGAACCCCCGTGCCGGTGTCCCGCACGGTCAACCGCACCCGGCCTTCGAGCTGCGTGAGCTTGACTTCCACTTCTCCGTGGAAGGTGAACTTGAAGGCGTTGGAGATCAGATTGAGGACAATCTTCTCCCACATGTCGTGGTCGACATAGACGGGCTCGAGGCTGTCTGGAACGGTGACGCGGTAGTTCAGCCCTGCCTTCTCCATCGCCGAGCGGAAGGCGCTGGCCACATCCGCGGTGAGCTTCGGGAGATTCGTCGCCCGGTAGGTGGCCTTGACCCGTCCTGCTTCGAGGCGGGAGAAGTCCAGCAGCGTGTTGACCAGCTTGAGCAAGCGCAGCGCGTTGCGGTGAATGAGCTGCTGGCGCTCCCGTTGCGACGGGGTGAGCGGCTCGCTGTGGGAGGACAGGGAGTCCTCCAGAGGCCCCAGCATCAACGTCAGGGGTGTTCTGAACTCATGCGAGACATTGGAGAAGAACGCGGTCTTCGCGCGGTCGATCTCCGCGAGGGCTGCGGCCCGTTGCTGCTCCTGCTCGTACGCGCGCACGTTCGAGACGGCCGTCGTGAAGGTCGTTTCGAGCAGCTCGTAAAAGGCGCGGTAGGTGGAGTCCAACGCGCGCCGCGCACTGACCCCCGCCACCAGGAAGCCGAGGGGAAACGTCATGCCGGGCGGGGTGATGGGAATCAGCAAGGCGGTGGTGGGCGCCTCGGGGTAAGGGCCACAAGGCAGTGAGTCGAAGCGCTCGCCCAGGTCATCGACCTGCTCGATCTGACGGAATTGGAGCATGCGCGCCAGGGGCCAGGCCGCTGTTTGCTCGTCGATACCGAGGACCGCCGGGGCGGCGGCCGTGTCCAGGGCAATCCCGGCGGCGCCCACCCGGTGGGCTTGCTTGCCGGCCGCGTCGAGCTGGTAGAAGAGCAGAAAGGGCAGGTCGAGTTCATACTCGCCATAGGCCTTCGCCGTGGTGTCCCAGACTTGCTGGAGGGTCTGGGTCTTGCCGAACTGTTCGGACAATGAGCGCAGCGCCTGGGTCCTCCGGGCGCTGATCATCTTGTCGGTGACCTCGGTGATGGGGTGGAAGAGCCCTCCAACCTTTCCGGATTCATCCCGGATCGGGCTGAAGGAAAAGGTCATGAACGCCTCTTCCAGGTACCCGTAGCGGTCGAGAAACATGCGCAGGTTTTCGATGTAGGAGCCCTCGCCTTGCTGGGCCCGGTCGAAGACGCCGCCGACCGCGGGCAGGGCGGAGGCCCAGCACTCCCGGAAGCGCTGTCCCATCGACTGGGGGTGCTTGGCGCCACAGATCGGCCGGTAGCTGTCATTGTAGATCTGGACGTGCTCGGGCCCCCACGCAATCAGGATGGGGAAGGTGGACGAGAGGCAGAGGCTGACCGTGGTCCGCAAGCTCTGGGGCCAGGACTCGACGGGGCCCAGGGGCGTCTGGCTCCAGTCCATGGAGCGAATCAGCTTGCCCATCTCCCCGCCACCCGAGAGCCAATCCAGGCCGTCGGGCTCGGGGGAGCGCTTCAGATTCGTGTGTTTGTTGTTCATGACCCCTGTGTTCACAGCGGATGCACGGCCGGATGCCCTCTGGGGGCAATCACCCGCGGGGTCCCGTCATCCTAGCCTGGGTCCTCGCCAAGCAGCAGCCTGCGCAGGATGGGAATGGGCGGGTAACCGTAGGAGACAAGTTCATCGTGGAAGCGGCGCAAGGTGAAGTCCGCCCCCCATTTCGCCTGGGCGTCCTCGCGGAGCTGGAGGATCAGCTTCTTTCCGAGAGCATACACGAGGTAGGTGGGATCCGACGTGCCCCGGCGCGCTTCCCGCTCTGCGTTGGTGCGGGTCATGTACGCCTCCTGCTCGAAGAAGCTCACAGCTTGTTCGTACGTCATCCCTCGCGTGTGCAGGGACAGGCCCACCATGTAGCGCGCCAAGCGCTGGAGGTAGAGGGCCAGCTGGTTGAGCCGTAGCTTGTCTGTCTGGAGACCGCCGCCGCCGTAGCCCTCGTCGAGCATCATCTGCTCGGTGTAGAGGCCCCAGCCCTCGCTGAACGAGCTCGAGCCGAGCAGTTTCCGCACCTTCGATTCCACCTGCCGGGTCCACAGGAATTGCACGTAGTGGCCGGGATAGGCCTCGTGGATGGAGATGATGGGCAACGCGTAGCGGTTGTAGAAGCTCATGTGCTGCTCCACCTGCTCCGCGTTCCACGTGGGCTCGGGGGGCGTCACGTAGTAGTACGCCTCCGTGGCGCGCGTCTCGAAGG
Protein-coding sequences here:
- a CDS encoding alpha/beta fold hydrolase, which gives rise to MAMSAPLALDDWGGTGPVLHLAHANGFPPGTYRKLIELLKPRYHVVTVRNRWLVPGTDPLEVQTWDDVAGDLIQALEAQGLEGVVGVGHSLGGVATLLAAARQPRLFRAVVALDPVLLTGRLLLAVRGLSLLGIRGWIPPASQARRRRERWSSREEAAEKLRGKPLFQRFDPECFQDYIASGLTSTPEGDFRLTIPRAWEARMFETSPRDAWRSLRSLSVPTLMVRGGDSDVFFPEALERVRRTVPGVRTEELPNTAHLFPLEQPEECGRRILSFLESTHTR
- a CDS encoding S8 family serine peptidase; this translates as MNRFIGSLWLQALTATSALGVAAVGRPAEAAGRVELNALQAEGQYNRFIVKYREDSAEFAQPESVQRHLDATTQRAVALKGAAPLVLGHVRRLAVGADVVSVDRKLDRTGAETLMREIAADPNVEYVEVDRLNKPFATPNDTRYGEQWHYFDAVGGLNLPPAWDLATGSGVVVAVLDTGITNHSDLNANVVPGYDFIVDTAVAGDGNGRDADPSDPGDFEGGYSSSWHGTHVAGTIAAVTNNSKGVAGVAYGAKISPVRVLGRGGGYDSDISDAIIWASGGSVSGVPANANPAKVINLSLGGSGSCGSTSQSAINAAVGRGTVLVIAAGNSNANVSGFSPANCNNVIAVAANGKTGARASYSNYGSLIDVTAPGGDGSYGILSTLNTGSTTPGSETYDGTYQGTSMAAPHVAGVVALIQSVASKTPAEIETILKSTARALPGSCTGGCGAGIVDAYAAVQAAKGGGNPNPPGDNVLTNNVPVTGLSGSANTELRYTLAVPAGSSNLTIATSEGTGDADIYVKFGSAPTTTSYDCRPYKSGNVESCAFATPQTGTYHVMVRGYSTFSGVKLLGSYTAGSGGGGQSFFENTTDFSILDKATIESPITVSGRTGNAPSTLKVSVSIYHTYQGDLKVDLIAPDGSVYVLHNYTGSGTDNIITTYTVNASSEVANGTWKLRVNDKAAGDTGYLDKWSLQF
- a CDS encoding DEAD/DEAH box helicase is translated as MSATAQLLEAVRKEARPGIWANGVKLARAGAVALQSQTEKELELRVRAPGRSVALTVTLYPGDEVWECDCPSQVDPCEHVVAAAISVQQAEKQETPLVATANRWSRVVYHFTRVDGGLQLQRTLAHADGKEEPFEGSLTSLMAQPARAAEMQIEQSDLVVDRLLERRTRGAIPPERLDALLKALEPARNVLLDGRPVAVSDELVVPKAVVEDRGSQWAVTVMRDPRIVEVVSPGVALCGDALARLGETPMTGPWLQNLPIVRTYAPEQLGELSAKVLPELVRRMPVEVRSRRLPSIDRDLKPRIQVELHQLDSGLSVLPTLVYGAPPSVRIDNGKMVYLRGAVPLRDEAAEQRLVHQLRDELNLVPGRRLTVQGQEMVRWADKLRRWRGDLTGDGAGIVSPDVRLRPSLQLDSAVSGSGVPEVRFTLEFQVEGGKGGPQTVDAAAVIRAWTEGLGLVPLDGGGWAPLPRAWLDKNGQRVADLLAARQEDGKVANHALPELSALCETLEQPPPLGLDRLAPMIEGFEKLPPPELPGDLTATLRAYQLQGVSWLRFLRGAGLGGILADDMGLGKTLQTLCVLGPKTLVVCPTSVLPNWAAELKRFRPSLRVGVYHGPGRALDDATDVTLTTYSLLRLDAAVLAGRAWDAVILDEAQAIKNPESQVARAAFGLKAGFRLAISGTPLENRLEELWSLMHFVNPGLLGGRRHFEDRVARPITDGQAEAAERLRRRIRPFVLRRLKRDVAPELPPRTESVMHVSLDDRERAVYDAVMAATRAEVVALLNEGGSVLKALEALLRLRQAACHSALVPGQHATSSSKVQTLVEALGTAVSEGHKALVFSQWTSLLDLIEPGLKGAGIAFERLDGTTADRGAVTTRFQSPEGAPVMLMSLKAGGTGLNLTAADHVFLMDPWWNPAVEAQAADRAHRIGQERPVMVYRLVSQGTVEERILGLQEKKRAIFEAALSEAGAATAITRADLLELFA
- a CDS encoding ATP-binding protein, which translates into the protein MNNKHTNLKRSPEPDGLDWLSGGGEMGKLIRSMDWSQTPLGPVESWPQSLRTTVSLCLSSTFPILIAWGPEHVQIYNDSYRPICGAKHPQSMGQRFRECWASALPAVGGVFDRAQQGEGSYIENLRMFLDRYGYLEEAFMTFSFSPIRDESGKVGGLFHPITEVTDKMISARRTQALRSLSEQFGKTQTLQQVWDTTAKAYGEYELDLPFLLFYQLDAAGKQAHRVGAAGIALDTAAAPAVLGIDEQTAAWPLARMLQFRQIEQVDDLGERFDSLPCGPYPEAPTTALLIPITPPGMTFPLGFLVAGVSARRALDSTYRAFYELLETTFTTAVSNVRAYEQEQQRAAALAEIDRAKTAFFSNVSHEFRTPLTLMLGPLEDSLSSHSEPLTPSQRERQQLIHRNALRLLKLVNTLLDFSRLEAGRVKATYRATNLPKLTADVASAFRSAMEKAGLNYRVTVPDSLEPVYVDHDMWEKIVLNLISNAFKFTFHGEVEVKLTQLEGRVRLTVRDTGTGVPEAELPRLFERFHRVETTQGRTFEGTGIGLALIMELVKMHGGILGVQSVENRGSAFHVELPLGRAHLPQERVASEEGPSEPGTLSVSFVEEALRWLPEPAANEGPPTPGAAPLPSPLMAQGSRPRVLVADDNSDMRGYIRSLLDPTCVVETVQDGEAAYQAILDSPPDLVLSDVMMPRLDGFGLLQKVRENPKTQGVPLILLSARAGEEARIEGLQAGANDYLVKPFSARELLARIENAVRLARERSERERLARERGELEQQLIGIVSHDLRNPISAILMSTSFLFRMGTLEERAAKVVTRIQASAERAMRMIRDLLDFTQARLGGGLRIERRPAELQHIAWLAVEEVKLAHPERKVLFEAVGVQTGEWDDDRLFQLLTNLITNAVKYSPSSTSVTVRLTGTQTEAQIDVHNEGEPISQELQARLFMPMQQGGHGGDRAGRSIGLGLYIVSQIVRAHGGAINLLSTPEVGTTFTVRLPLRA